The Rhodococcus sp. X156 genome window below encodes:
- a CDS encoding GMC family oxidoreductase N-terminal domain-containing protein, whose translation MTDVIVIGSGGGGPVVAKELAARGLDVLVIEAGPRYADPEKEWTHFEDDANNPITGFLRQGPGDRSKGPWLRDLPQNSWVWQVAAVGGTTLHFFGNSPRAAPGAFLGYDGADRDMYDTAHLFPFGYEELRRYYEWVEATLPVQTAPMGAKEEIFLRGAAAIGLPHQTTLDTTGPSHRAQQNAILQPGGTAGRTDDDARLHYPEAQGCTMCGHCYQGCYLPLGAPRNLKARRSTDNSYVPMMLTADAWSPTGKPVTLVTDAMVTQILSHDVWGQRTAHGVRFRTTDGVFHEAQAKVVVLAAGALESPRLWFNSGLPNPNDWVGRGLTDHHLDGVAGVFDEYTGQTGGAGSNARVDLPGYGGIEQVALPPALQAYSANYSDSGIHGYGRAGGVVGSAGADTMGRLVGHDLLNTLSDADRTLWALVITDDDVEPGNRVTVPGFLPPDDGGWVPRLTINHRARSARTRRNREHCTRTAVELMRAAGAKSVHRSDWPPLILHVQSSMRMGISHQDSVLDSDAEARWVKSLYITDNSALANSLGGPNPTLTTQAIATRTAEKIFAKHFGGDSWVGKENPVSSIDDRVTQAVVQRGI comes from the coding sequence ATGACCGACGTGATCGTCATCGGCTCCGGCGGCGGCGGCCCCGTGGTGGCCAAGGAGCTCGCCGCTCGCGGGCTCGACGTGCTGGTGATCGAGGCCGGGCCGCGCTACGCCGACCCGGAGAAGGAGTGGACGCACTTCGAGGACGACGCCAACAACCCCATCACCGGGTTCCTCCGACAGGGCCCGGGCGACCGGTCCAAGGGACCCTGGCTGCGGGACCTCCCGCAGAACTCCTGGGTGTGGCAGGTGGCCGCAGTGGGTGGCACCACGCTGCACTTCTTCGGCAACTCACCCCGCGCGGCCCCTGGGGCGTTCCTCGGCTACGACGGCGCCGACCGCGACATGTACGATACTGCTCACCTGTTTCCCTTCGGGTACGAGGAGCTGCGCCGCTACTACGAGTGGGTGGAAGCCACCCTCCCCGTCCAGACCGCACCCATGGGCGCGAAGGAGGAGATCTTCCTGCGCGGCGCCGCCGCCATCGGGCTGCCGCACCAGACCACCCTGGACACCACCGGCCCGTCCCACCGCGCCCAGCAGAACGCGATCCTGCAGCCCGGGGGCACCGCGGGACGCACCGACGACGACGCGCGGCTGCACTACCCCGAGGCGCAGGGGTGCACCATGTGCGGTCACTGCTACCAGGGCTGCTACCTGCCGCTCGGGGCACCACGCAACCTCAAGGCCCGGCGCTCGACCGACAACTCCTACGTCCCGATGATGCTCACCGCCGACGCGTGGTCACCGACCGGCAAGCCGGTCACCCTGGTGACCGACGCCATGGTCACCCAGATCCTCTCGCACGACGTCTGGGGCCAGCGCACCGCGCACGGCGTCCGGTTCCGCACCACCGACGGGGTGTTCCACGAGGCGCAGGCGAAGGTGGTGGTGCTGGCAGCAGGCGCCCTCGAGTCGCCCCGGCTGTGGTTCAACTCCGGACTGCCCAACCCCAACGACTGGGTGGGCCGGGGCCTGACCGACCACCACCTGGACGGCGTGGCCGGGGTGTTCGACGAGTACACCGGCCAGACCGGGGGAGCCGGGTCCAACGCCCGGGTCGACCTGCCCGGGTACGGGGGGATCGAGCAGGTGGCGCTGCCGCCCGCGCTGCAGGCGTACTCGGCGAACTACAGCGACTCCGGCATCCACGGCTACGGCCGGGCCGGTGGTGTGGTCGGCTCGGCCGGGGCAGACACGATGGGCCGGCTCGTCGGCCACGACCTGCTCAACACCCTCTCCGACGCCGACCGCACGCTGTGGGCGCTGGTGATCACCGATGACGACGTCGAGCCCGGCAACCGGGTGACGGTGCCCGGGTTCCTGCCCCCGGACGACGGCGGTTGGGTCCCGCGACTCACCATCAACCACCGCGCCCGCTCGGCCCGCACTCGGCGCAACCGCGAGCACTGCACGCGGACGGCCGTCGAGCTGATGCGGGCCGCCGGGGCCAAGTCGGTGCACCGCTCCGACTGGCCGCCGCTGATCCTGCACGTGCAGTCGAGCATGCGCATGGGGATCAGCCACCAGGACTCCGTGCTGGACTCCGACGCCGAGGCCCGCTGGGTGAAGAGCCTCTACATCACCGACAACTCGGCCCTGGCGAACAGCCTCGGTGGTCCCAACCCCACCCTGACCACGCAGGCCATCGCCACCCGCACGGCGGAGAAGATCTTCGCCAAGCACTTCGGCGGCGACTCGTGGGTGGGCAAGGAGAACCCGGTCTCCTCGATCGACGACCGGGTCACCCAGGCGGTGGTGCAGCGGGGGATCTGA
- a CDS encoding nitroreductase, protein MTDRHTADAVADVLAARYSCRGFLPEEVPEETMRTMFTRAQRTASWCNSQAWQVHVCSGEQTSRFAKGIAEWAATHPQQPDLEPPASYEGAYLERRRSAGFGLYQAMGIGRDDPEGRMRQGAENFRFFGAPHVAVISSPRALGTYGAVDCGGYVATLLTVAQSLGVATIAQAAIALYSDFVHDFLGLGDDRSVVCAVSFGYADPAHPANSFRTDRAELDQAVTFLR, encoded by the coding sequence ATGACTGATCGACATACTGCCGATGCCGTCGCCGACGTGCTCGCGGCCCGGTACAGCTGCCGCGGGTTCCTGCCGGAGGAGGTCCCCGAGGAGACCATGCGGACGATGTTCACCCGCGCCCAGCGCACGGCCTCGTGGTGCAACTCCCAGGCCTGGCAGGTGCACGTCTGCTCCGGGGAGCAGACCAGCCGCTTCGCCAAGGGCATCGCCGAGTGGGCTGCCACCCACCCGCAGCAGCCCGACCTGGAGCCGCCGGCGAGCTACGAGGGCGCCTACCTGGAGCGCCGCCGCAGCGCCGGGTTCGGGCTGTACCAGGCCATGGGCATCGGCCGGGACGACCCGGAGGGCCGGATGCGCCAGGGCGCGGAGAACTTCCGGTTCTTTGGCGCCCCGCACGTGGCGGTGATCAGCAGCCCCCGCGCGCTCGGCACCTACGGCGCCGTGGACTGCGGCGGCTACGTCGCCACCCTGCTCACCGTGGCCCAGAGCCTCGGGGTGGCCACCATCGCCCAGGCCGCCATCGCGCTGTACTCCGACTTCGTGCACGACTTCCTCGGCCTCGGTGACGACCGCTCGGTGGTGTGCGCAGTGTCGTTCGGCTACGCCGATCCTGCGCACCCGGCCAACTCCTTCCGCACCGACCGCGCCGAGCTCGACCAGGCGGTCACCTTCCTGCGCTGA
- a CDS encoding ABC transporter ATP-binding protein, with amino-acid sequence MSGTLLPIASGREAWRLARGLLTQRRAALVACLLAFAAGGLAGLVGPVQLGRIVDLVSSGGTSGQLSVAVAWIAGAGVATGVTTWLSSLLLARVAEPALAELREEALDRALRLDSATLEEAGSGDLLSRIGDDVRLVADSLTTAIPLLVTSVVAIVFTAGGLFTLDWRLGLAGLAILPFYALGLRWYLPRSGPYYRRERVANGERAEAFLTGMHASRTLRAFGIAEAHQQKVDAASWRSVQISVDVYRLLTRFGARTNRSELIGLLLVLGTGFVLVRGGWGTVGAATAAALFFHRLFNPIAAVIMLFDQVQSAGASLTRVVGLAQLPPPAVRAGLLAPADSTVTVHQLGHSYTPGRAVLADVTLTVPAGQRVAVVGATGAGKTTLGAAVAGRLQPTSGEIRVGGVPLAQVQPVDGRPTVALVSQEVHVFTGTLRDNLTLAAPAAGDEQVSAALAEVGATGWVAALPSGLDAVVGDGAAVLTPAQAQQVALARVVLADPLVVVLDEATAEAGSVGARDLEQAALAATRGRTSLTIAHRLTQAVSADQVVVLDDGRVVETGTHAELVEAGGPYAILWKAWSGT; translated from the coding sequence ATGAGCGGCACGCTGCTGCCGATCGCCTCCGGGCGCGAGGCCTGGCGACTGGCCCGCGGGCTGCTCACCCAGCGCCGCGCCGCCCTGGTGGCCTGCCTGCTCGCCTTCGCCGCGGGTGGGCTGGCGGGGCTGGTCGGGCCGGTGCAGCTGGGTCGCATCGTGGACCTGGTCTCCTCCGGCGGCACCTCCGGGCAGCTGTCCGTCGCCGTGGCCTGGATCGCCGGCGCCGGGGTGGCCACCGGGGTGACCACTTGGCTGTCCAGCCTGCTGCTGGCCCGGGTGGCCGAGCCGGCCCTGGCCGAGCTGCGCGAGGAGGCCCTGGACCGCGCGCTGCGGCTGGACAGCGCGACGCTGGAGGAGGCGGGCTCGGGTGACCTGCTCTCCCGCATCGGCGACGACGTCCGGCTGGTGGCCGACTCCCTCACCACCGCGATCCCGCTGCTGGTCACCTCGGTGGTGGCCATCGTGTTCACCGCGGGCGGGCTGTTCACCCTGGACTGGCGCCTCGGGCTCGCCGGCCTGGCCATCCTGCCGTTCTACGCACTGGGGCTGCGCTGGTACCTGCCCCGCTCCGGGCCGTACTACCGGCGCGAGCGCGTCGCCAACGGGGAGCGGGCCGAGGCGTTCCTCACCGGCATGCACGCCAGCCGCACCCTGCGCGCCTTCGGCATCGCCGAGGCCCACCAGCAGAAGGTGGACGCGGCCTCCTGGCGGTCGGTGCAGATCTCCGTGGACGTCTACCGGCTGCTCACCCGCTTCGGCGCGCGCACCAACCGCTCCGAGCTGATCGGGCTGCTGCTGGTGCTGGGGACCGGGTTCGTGCTGGTGCGGGGCGGCTGGGGCACCGTGGGTGCGGCCACCGCGGCCGCGCTGTTCTTCCACCGCCTGTTCAACCCGATCGCCGCGGTGATCATGCTCTTCGACCAGGTGCAGTCGGCGGGAGCGTCGCTGACCCGGGTGGTGGGCCTGGCGCAGCTGCCCCCGCCGGCCGTCCGTGCGGGCCTGCTGGCCCCGGCGGACAGCACCGTCACCGTGCACCAGCTCGGCCACAGCTACACCCCGGGCCGGGCCGTGCTCGCCGACGTCACCCTCACCGTGCCCGCCGGCCAGCGAGTGGCCGTGGTGGGTGCGACCGGAGCGGGCAAGACCACCCTGGGTGCTGCGGTCGCGGGCCGGCTGCAGCCCACCTCGGGAGAGATCCGGGTGGGCGGCGTGCCGCTGGCGCAGGTGCAGCCGGTGGACGGCCGTCCGACCGTGGCCCTGGTGAGCCAGGAGGTGCACGTCTTCACCGGCACCCTGCGCGACAACCTCACCCTGGCCGCCCCGGCCGCCGGCGACGAGCAGGTGTCGGCCGCGCTGGCCGAGGTGGGGGCCACCGGATGGGTGGCGGCGCTGCCGAGCGGGCTGGACGCCGTGGTGGGCGACGGCGCCGCGGTGCTCACCCCCGCCCAGGCCCAGCAGGTGGCGCTGGCCCGGGTGGTGCTGGCCGACCCGCTGGTGGTGGTGCTGGACGAGGCCACCGCCGAGGCCGGCTCGGTGGGCGCCCGTGACCTGGAGCAGGCCGCGCTGGCCGCCACCCGCGGACGCACCTCGCTGACCATCGCCCACCGCCTGACCCAGGCCGTCTCGGCCGACCAGGTGGTGGTGCTCGACGACGGCCGGGTGGTGGAGACCGGCACCCACGCCGAGCTGGTGGAGGCCGGCGGGCCCTACGCCATCCTGTGGAAGGCGTGGTCGGGCACCTAG
- a CDS encoding ABC transporter ATP-binding protein has translation MSPPATAGALLRRAVHRNRRPLAGSVALIAVWQVCEVFVPVLIGVVIDAAVATGDVSRALLWGAVLCVHFGVLSTSYRLGSRIGFRATQTEGHRLRTEVSAHVLDDRGARTEQPPGDLLSVATADADMASGVLQQVTYAVAAVLGLVVTAVVLASIDPVLAVVVLVGVPLVLACTQLLAPALARRSEVRQAASGRAIGVATDLVQGLRPLKGISAEGTALARYQRQSREAAGAAVSAARWEGVLYGVTAGLSGIFLAVVALLAGTRALDGELGVGELIAVVGLAQFIAEPMRTLAYLVAQVAKSKASAGRIVAVLASPHLVVFGDQPDADGPLELQEVHHGPLQALSLVARPGEIVGVVAEDPADAVAMMTLLRGEAVPERGSVCLGGQRLTDLDATAVRRRLLVADHHVDLFEGTLGSNVDPLGRLDPEQLREVLTASAADDVVDHAPLGLAEPVAVGGTTLSGGQRQRLGLARALAGDADVLVLHDPTTAVDAVTELRIGQALRAVRAGRTTVVLTSSPALLSQADRVLHVRGGRVVATGTHPELVHQQAYRQAVLR, from the coding sequence GTGTCTCCTCCTGCCACTGCCGGGGCCCTGCTCCGCCGCGCGGTGCACCGCAACCGCCGCCCGCTCGCCGGCTCGGTCGCCCTGATCGCGGTGTGGCAGGTCTGCGAGGTCTTCGTCCCCGTCCTCATCGGCGTGGTCATCGACGCTGCTGTGGCCACCGGCGACGTGTCCCGCGCCCTGCTGTGGGGTGCCGTCCTCTGTGTGCACTTCGGGGTGCTCAGCACCTCCTACCGGCTGGGCTCGCGGATCGGCTTCCGGGCCACGCAGACTGAGGGGCACCGCCTGCGCACGGAGGTCTCCGCGCACGTGCTCGACGACCGGGGCGCGCGCACCGAGCAGCCGCCCGGCGACCTGCTCAGCGTCGCCACCGCCGACGCGGACATGGCCAGCGGGGTGCTGCAGCAGGTGACCTACGCCGTGGCCGCGGTGCTGGGGCTGGTGGTCACCGCGGTGGTGCTGGCCAGCATCGACCCGGTCCTGGCGGTGGTGGTGCTGGTGGGGGTCCCGCTGGTGCTGGCCTGCACCCAGCTGCTGGCCCCCGCCCTGGCCCGGCGCAGCGAGGTGCGCCAGGCCGCGTCCGGGCGGGCCATCGGCGTGGCCACCGACCTGGTGCAGGGGCTGCGCCCGCTCAAGGGCATCAGCGCCGAGGGCACCGCGCTGGCCCGCTACCAGCGGCAGAGCCGCGAGGCCGCGGGCGCCGCCGTCTCCGCCGCCCGCTGGGAGGGCGTGCTCTACGGCGTCACCGCCGGGCTCAGCGGCATCTTCCTGGCCGTGGTGGCCCTGCTGGCCGGTACCCGGGCCCTGGACGGCGAGCTGGGCGTCGGCGAGCTGATCGCCGTGGTGGGGCTGGCCCAGTTCATCGCCGAGCCGATGCGCACGCTGGCCTACCTGGTCGCCCAGGTCGCCAAGTCGAAGGCCTCGGCCGGTCGGATCGTGGCCGTGCTGGCGAGCCCGCACCTGGTGGTGTTCGGCGACCAGCCCGACGCCGACGGCCCGCTCGAGCTGCAGGAGGTGCACCACGGCCCGCTGCAGGCGCTGAGCCTGGTGGCCCGGCCCGGCGAGATCGTGGGCGTGGTGGCCGAGGACCCCGCCGACGCGGTGGCCATGATGACCCTGCTGCGCGGCGAGGCGGTGCCCGAGCGCGGCAGCGTGTGCCTGGGCGGGCAGCGGCTGACCGACCTGGACGCCACGGCGGTGCGGCGGCGGCTGCTGGTCGCCGACCACCACGTCGACCTCTTCGAGGGAACCTTGGGCTCCAACGTCGACCCGCTGGGTCGCCTCGACCCCGAGCAGCTGCGCGAGGTGCTCACCGCCTCGGCGGCCGACGACGTGGTGGACCACGCCCCGCTCGGCCTGGCCGAGCCGGTGGCCGTGGGCGGGACCACGCTCTCCGGCGGGCAGCGCCAGCGGCTGGGCCTGGCCCGCGCCCTGGCCGGCGACGCCGACGTGCTGGTGCTGCACGACCCCACCACCGCGGTGGACGCCGTCACCGAGCTGCGCATCGGGCAGGCGCTGCGGGCGGTGCGCGCCGGGCGGACCACCGTGGTGCTCACCAGCAGCCCGGCCCTGCTCAGCCAGGCCGACCGGGTGCTGCACGTGCGCGGGGGCCGGGTGGTCGCCACCGGCACCCACCCCGAGCTCGTCCACCAGCAGGCCTACCGGCAGGCGGTGCTGCGATGA